DNA sequence from the Thamnophis elegans isolate rThaEle1 chromosome 4, rThaEle1.pri, whole genome shotgun sequence genome:
AGTGAGTTATCCCTCACTTGTTATCCCTTCTTTTGTTCTTGTTCTGGTTGCTCCTTTGGCAGGCAGGGTGGCTGCTTAGCTTTCTACCAATCTGCCTCCATATTTCTGTTGGATGCCAGGCACAGCTGAGCAGTGGGCTGGTAAAGTCTGCTCTTTGGGACTGTCATTGTTTCCCTTCTGCCTTCTTTCCTTACTTGCATTTGAGGAGGGGCAGGCACTTGAACCCAACAACAACCTTCATCCTTTCTTCAGATTAGCCAGGCCTAGTCAGAGAAAGAAGCTCTGAAGGTCATTAGGGCCAATTGTCCTGGAAGGACAGGACCATCTCTTCCATCTCCTCAATGAATCTCATTTGGAGGCAGAAAAATTGGCTGTGGCTCAAGCTGAGGAGGCAAATTGTGTACGCCACATCACATACATGGACATTTTCTGTTTCCAGGGTGTTCTGAGGAAAACTCTATGGATTTCTACATCTTTGAATAGCTAATGCCATTTTTGTGACTTCCTGCCTCAAATTAGCAGCAAGTTGAATTGTTCATTTTCAACAATAATGACTACTGGGAGCACAAAAAAGGAAGCTCTACAATACATGAAGATAATGGTTTGTACACTAAACTACCAGCTATCCAACCCCTTTAGCAGAGACAGACACAGTGATTCCATGatataaaatttattattttcccACTGTTATAAGCTATGCAGAACATACAGTATGAATTACAAGATTTGCTTTCTAATGGAAAGAAACCCATTCAGAACTTAGGATTTCCTGCAAAAAGTAACATTGACTTTCTGCCTTCTTTTCCCTTGTCCGGTTGTACTAAAATCCCAGAATGGATGTGCTCCCTTTCACTGAGGGAAAATGTTGAATAATTTCTATCCTTATGACTGTCTTGAGCCTCTGACATCATTGCATCAGAATGTGACCAATTTGCAAGGCACGGCCTTTAATTAGATGCTGAGAAGTTATGCTTCACAGCTCTCATCCCGATTAATGCATAGGGCCTATTGGATAATTAGAGTCAAGGCAAATGCTAGCATTGGAGATGTTGAGGGGTGcgggtttgaaattttttttaaaaaaaaaaacagcaatgtCTGCAAGTGTAGCTCCCCTTGATTATCacctcaaataatattttttctctaCCTCCCCCATACACAATCATATGAATTTTTCACAGAGCATGCTTACCCTAATCAGGCAACTTCAAGGGCTACATTAATTACTTCTAACCTTGGTTAATTTATTGTTAAAACTCCCTGGGCATTAAATTGTGAACTCAGCCAACTTAGTTCAGTTATGGTCCAATATATAGGAGTGTCCCCCAAAATAAGTTAATCCAGGAAAAGGTTAGTTGATGCATttctttatttgaatttattatgtCCCGGTAGCTATGAGGAAAAGCTAAATAACTCTGGACTTGGAAGTAACTGGAATCAAGCCTTTTAAACTGTTCTGGTGCTTTAAAGGCAATGGAATTTTGGTATCTTAGACACTATCTACTTCTACTACTTTTTGGCTACATAAACACAACCAACAATGGAATTAATTTATGGCATGTGAGTATGTGAACCCTAAGTTAACCAATCCTGAAAGGCAGGACTTAAAAATAAACGAACACTATTACGCATAAAACTATCCAAAGTGAATCCTAGGAAACCCCCTATCCTATTTAGTTTAATATGCTGATGCAGCTGATGCCAGGTCTTTAGCTGGCCTTAGAGAAACAGGAGGGCCTTGCCACATTCATTTTTTGGAGCGGTCTCGCAGCGTTGAGCAAAGAACCGGGACGGGGGAATTCGTCTTTTAACTTAAGCTGGTATGGAAGGTCCGAAACCGGCGACGAGGCTTTTCCAGTCCCCGAGCCAGGCTTCTACCCGTCGGATGTTCAGCTTCGATGCAAAAGGAGCGGGAGGGGGCGCGGGGACTCTCCTTAGGTGCTGCTTCTTAGCCGCCTGCTGCGGCTCCTCCGACCGGCCGACTGTGGAATAAATGGCGTTGGGAGTTGAAGCGGGGTCGGGCGTTGCAGGGAAGCTCTCCGGAAGAAAAAGTGAGGCCGCAGGGGGAGACGAGGGGGCCTCTCTGGCGCAGGAGGACCGAGCGCAACTGGGCTAACCCGCCACTGAGATTTCTGAGCATTTGTGAGGGTGAGGGTAGGATTTGAATCTGGGCTTCCAAACTCCCTTCACTAGGCCGCTCTGCCCGCGAAGGCAGGCCCTGTGTCCCGCTGGGCCCATAAAAACTTCCGAGCCTGAGCTGTGAAGCGTGAGGGAAGGAAATGGACGATCTTGCTCCAGGCTGACTAGGGAAGGAGGCCCCTTCCGAAGTATAATTATCTGAAATAATCAGAGGGAATGGgatcaattaaaaaagaaacccaTTAAGATCGAATGACAAGATTCATTTCAGTATTTCTCCACAGATTCCCTGCTATTGGATGGGTGACCATGAGGGGCAAAAGGGGTGAAGGAAAAAAGGCGCCAACTAGAGGCCCTAGTCCATTCCCTGTAGAAGGGCAAGAAGCCCACAGCAAACAATACCAGCAGGACAGTTTTGGTCTTCGGTACTCATCTGTATCTCAGCtccctttagaatagaatagaatagaatagaatagaatagaattctttattggccgagtgtgattggatacacaaggaatttgtctttggtgcatatgttctcagtgtacataaaaagacaagatacattcataaggtacaacacttaataataatcatagggtacaaagaaGCAATCAAGAaactatcaatataaatcgtaaggctaCTTTAAAGTGTATTGCGTACAGCATGTGCCTCCCTGTTAGTGTTGACTCCTagtgactgcctggactagtccctgcatTTGTCTTGGGAACATTttctgaagtggtttgccattgcctgcttcctaagcTGGAGATAGTGGTcaggtctcccagtttctagcctggtgccttaacctctaCAAACTGGTTCTCCCCCTCTAAACTCCTGGGCAACAAATCCTAGCAGATATTATGCCCTGAATCTGATTTTTCTGAGTTGTTGAACAAAGGAGAAAAATGCTCCCTCAATTTTCTCCAGCTAAATATGACTTAAGCCTATCTTactgaggaaagaagaaagcaaagttCTGGGGACAGggcaaaaagaaagaggaaaaaatggcaTATTAAGCATGTTTTCATCCTCCTTAATGCAAGTAAAGGAGTTGGAGCTAATCCAAAGCCTACCCTAAGAGTCAACAAGAAGAAAGTGGGGAGGGGTGGGAGAAGTGGCCAAACTAACATTAACTGAATCAGATCCACTTAAGCCTGATTCATGGCCATAGAAAGTCCTGGGCAGAAGATAGTCTCTATGTGACATGATGCGAATATGCTGTTGGAGCTAATCCAAAACCTATCTGAGCAACACATCTTCCAAGTCTTGATTTCTACGTGAATGCCAACACACCTGAAATGCAGTGAATCTTCTGACCGCACAGGTATTATGAGATGGGATCCCTCAGATGCTACCCCTGAGTACAGGAACATATGAGCATATTCCTTACTCAGGTTGCCTAGAACTTCCTGTGGTGTGAAAGTGATTGGATAGAGTAGACaatcttgattgaggtccagcccccctttgattgggtgcatgttgtgtttcttcttaatcttgttgtatcttattgttttaatccttttttaatatttttcatttctgtaagcctcccggagtcctccgggattgggcggcctataaattcaataaatgaaatgaaatgaaaatgaaatgagacAGGAATGCAAAATGTGTGGTTTGTGATAAGGATTGGCTTGAGTCCTTCCACTCCCTCTTGACTGCCCAGGTGACCTGCTGTTGAAGCATGCTGAGAGTTTTGCTGGAGGCTTGCTTGCATCTGCTCTTGAGTCAAATAAACTCTTTAAAAGAGCCCTTGCCATGTGCAGCTGCCATAGCAAAGCCTCATGAGCTATATTGGGGATTTTCATCTCTTGTTGGGGCACAGAACTGAGTTGGCTCAAAATTGGTAGAAGATGCTCAGTGCTTACTGAGCCATCCCTTGCTATTAATTATCCATCTGGGTGACTGGAATGTATTATTAGCATCAGTCTTCTCTGGCTGAGTGCTTATGAAAGACACTGCCAAGTTCCAAATAAATATAGGGTGGTGAATATCAGAGCTGAGTTACACTTGTCTTATATCACTGTTTCTGCAGGGATCGGGCCAAAATTGTTCCATGTTATCCAGCATTCTGCCTCCTGCAGTGGTCAGGCTAATATCTCCAAGAGACTCACAAACAGGGCAGGAAGTTCTAGTCAGCCTGACTAGTCAAGTTGCAATCATTACCATGACAGCTTTGTTTAACTGTCACCATGAGCGTTAGACTGCATAAAAAATATGTTGTTGATAGAACGTTGCTGTGCTCCTTGGTCACTCCACTGCCAAAGATGGATGGTCAGGAAGGTCATTCTCAGTAAATTTGTTTCTGGTATGCATCCATCTCCTTCCTAATTGGTTCAATTTGCTTGGTACCTTAACTAGGGCAATTCAAGACCTAATATAGTTTGTAGAACATTATAACTGATAAACTTGTTGTACACTATCTgtggatggaggaaggaaagggggtaGTATGTTATTCAAACCCACCCTTTTAGTATTATGCAATCTCATAAAATAAGTTAATTGTATCAACAGATTAACATGTGCAACCAATACTGTATATATTGCTCATTTGTTTGTGGTTTGTTCTTGGTTTTAATTGACAGATATTTCTCCATAAAACCAAAATATGAACATGTATCTTTACTGCGTTCACCAGAATCCAGTGGGCTGCACCTTCATGATTTCTGCTCAAGCCTTTATTATATTTTCCTTGCAATTTTTCTATTCTTGCTGGATATTGGATTAACACCATTGTAACACTGGAGCGGAGGGTGGGGGATTGATGTGAACTTCTGGCAtcagggctccttggtgctctttgagcttgcttgttttcttccagacatttcatgtcaaccctgagctacaaatattctcctttattagtacttCTGGCATCTGACTCAGATGGAGGGTTCTTCTGATGGCCcaatatttttccagtttgtttTCAGGTTCTCAAGATGTCTTTCCCAACCTACCCTCAGAAAATGGCCATGCAAATATATCCATGATGGGTCTCAAGGTGGAGCAGCGTGTGGTCCCCCATTGTCATCTTGTGCCATGCTCCACCATTCAAAGTCAACAGAAACTACAGGCTCAGCGGAAACTCAGCATTGCCTGTCTAATCTGCTTTCTCTTCATGGTGGGAGAAGTTATAGGTCAGTTTGGTCAAAAGATATAATAGATCTGCCCTATTTCTTAATTTGTTAATCATCTGCATTCATCTAAACACACCTAACCTGGTTGTTGAATTAATTCCTTTTCTGGATTCATCCAACTCATTAAAACATAAACTGACTAAAAGGCTTCTGTCTGTATAACACATGAAGTGATATACAATAAAACATGATTATCTTATCATCAACCATTTTAGCAAGTTGTGCACATATTTATGCTAGGTTTTAATTGACCTGTCTCCATCTATGCTTTTAAAATCCCCGGGGGGGTCTGTTTGCTTTCCAGGTGGATACCTGGCACATAGCCTGGCCATCATGACAGATGCAGCCCACCTGTTGACAGATATGGGAAGCATGGGTGTCAGCCTCTTTTCACTCTGGGTGTCTACTCGCCCAGCCACCAAAACCATGAGCTTTGGTTGGCACCGCTCAGGTAGGTTCTTTCAATAGCTGACCAATGAAAACATTCCTATAGTACAGTATCTCACCTCCCATCATTTAAACAGGTTAGAACCCCTTTCTTACGTTAGCAGAAAGCTGAAGCATGTTTTTTATACTGGAAGCTAGAGTCCTTCTCTACAAATTGACACACAATCTAGAATAATTTGTTTAGATTTAATCAGAGTCATGGAGAGATGGTTGCATTAATAAGCAGCTACACATGGCTTTCAGTACATGTCCTGAGAATTAAGGTTACGATTTTGCCTGAAGAAATTAGAGAGGACATTAGAATAACTGAATTGGCCTTTTACAAGAAAGTCTGAATGGAATGTACATTTCTAGAAAACTCTAAAAGATTGGTTCATGAAAAAGTCCTTAGAACCAAGACATTTGTCTCTGGTTTCATTTGTGCTACATCTGATGGCTATTCACACCAACCTGTGCCTATTTTCCATTGacaaaatgaatgaatgctgAAAGATAATCCTTCTGATCTTGTGTTATAAGATTTTCCTCTGATCAGTCTCTTTTTTAAGATTGGTATTGGTTTGGGACCATACGTGGGCTGCTCTCAGTTCcgcccagattgggcgaaccaatagcagcagcggcgggaggcttcactcacccacccggatgcttctgctcatacgcagaagcttctgcacatgcacagaagtgtcatgtgtgcatgcaagcATGAGTGTGCACACAAGCGAACCAATAGTAAAAGAACTGGAAACCTACCACTGTTTGGGACAGAATGTTTGCTGCATTTCTTCCTTCTCATGATAGCCTGTGCTAGGGTATCTCCATCTTATCTATTGAAGTTAATAGTCtagcatatatttatatttatttgttttacttcCTTGAACAATAATGGAATCCATTTGAAAGATACTTTTGGTGAGTACTGCCCTTCTGTGTGCGGCTTCTCTAAAATTACTCATAACTGCTTCTTTGAGTTATTGCAAGTATATAGAATCTGTGatagtatttttttcttgtttttttttttcttattgccttTGATTTTTCCAACTATCAGGATTTTCTCTATTATGAGAAAAGTCTTTTCACATTGTGTTATCTATTTCAACATTAACTTTCTTATTAATCTGTGTTCAGCGTTCAGTCTGATTTTACTTCCTGTGGTATTGAATGATGTGTTCTTGCTATCCAAAGTATTCCCAATCAATGTTTACAGCTTTCACTGTAAACTACATCACTGGAGAGCTATGGGCTTGATAAAACAGACTTGTTATCTCTTCACATTACTATTTTGCCTAAAGTCTTTCTCCCAAGGTGGTTATATCTCTTGATTTCATGGCTATAGTTACCATCTCTGAACATTTTTGAGCCTAGGAAAATAATATGCTATTACTTCAACTTCTTCTCTATTTGCATTGTGTTAGCATTGCCTCTTGATAAAACCTTAGGGATTTCTTATATTGAGCATCCAGCCAGATTTTGcacttccttttttcattttccacAAGAGATTTAACAAGAGTTGTCTTCCTCACTTCAAGACCTCAAGGTATCAGTAACATTTCTAGGCtgttgatatttcttccaagaattttaatttctatttctgtttcaactGTCAGCATTTCTCATGATATATTCTGCATGAAAATTAAATAAAGTCTAGTATTGGTACACTCTTTTCTCAATTATTCCAATATTGAGTCATTTACTTGCATCTTATTCTGTTTTAATTGTTACTGCCTAATCATCAAATAAATTCTAAAATAGCCAAATGAGATGGctgaatacatacatatatatatgtatgtatgtatgtacgtacgtacgtacgtacatacatacgtacatacatacatatataaatacacataTTTTGTTATGAACTGTGCAATTAAAAgcctgaaaataataaaaatgcctTTGCCTTTGCCATAAAAATGCTCCTTTGCCTTTTTTGCTATCTATCAGATAGATACACTAGGAGAGGGAGACGTCCTCACATagcctcccttatatatacagcttcttaaagtggcagtaactctgctgactcatcctcatgtcatctcagtttacagccttacagGAGCTGCTCAGCTATTAAATGTCATTACCCTGACAGCCAGTGTGAAGATTTAAACTAGCCTGTAGATTCTCCACaatttttctccaaataatttTGAACAGAGCCAAGATGAGATCTAGGTTTGGCCCTTTTGGTGTGCAATTAATACCAGTCTAATGCCAGTATGCATTATTATTCCCCAAGCAGCTTGCAGAAAGATCAGGAAGACAATTGTCAAGATAGTCAGGGAACCTGAACAGCAGCTTTCTTTTTTCTCACAGAAACACTGGGTGCCTTGGCTTCTGTCCTCTCTATCTGGATCGTTACAGGAGTGCTGGTCTACTTAGCTTCAGCCCGCATAATTAGCAACGACTATGAAATTGAAGCTTCTGTGATGCTGGGCACTTCAGCCTGTGCAGTGGGAGTGAACATCATGTAAGGATTACTAGATGgggaaaatatttgaatattaactCTGTGAGGAGGTAACTTTGATTATCAGGTAGAATGTCTATGTGGGACCGATTAAACAAGCTTAATTTCTATTACAAGCTGCCAGCCATATATTTCCACTGATCACATGTTGAAGGGGTCTATTATGAGCAGGCAGGCCCTGTTTGTGGCCATAAGAAATTTGTTCTATTTCTCTTTAAGGTGCCACTGTATTTGAGGGGTTTGTTGATGTTTTCAGAATTATTTGGCTGGTTTGATTCAAAATGAACTTCTACTTCAGGTGATGTTTTTATCTGATTTTGCTAGAATCCACTTCCCTTAACTGGTCATCTTTACAAAATGACTTTTCCCAAAGCTGTTGCTTTTTAATCCTCCAAGATGCTGGAGATTATGTGGAAACCATTGCTAATCCTATCAGGCAGGATTCTACCTAGCCTGTCTCTCTTCCTGCAGAGCAATTCTAAAATATTAGATAAACAACTATGTATCCAAATAAAATATGTGCATATTTGAAAGATTTCCTATTTTGCTTGGTTACTCTAAAAGTACTGATTAGGAGATGCCCTTAAGGATCTATACTATAGCTACTACactttgactataattattttataatcaAACAATATCGCCGCTATGACtatgatatacagtatatgctagTCCAGTTGTCTGTACGATTGGTGAAGGAATAGGAAGTATGGGTAGAAGTGGGTTTGCTGTGATGGATGGGATTTTTAGAATTGTTTGGTGAGAAATAGAGACAAAGATGATCTTAGTGACCACTCTTGAAATTCTTCACAGCATGGTCTACCTTCTGCATCAGTCAGGCTCTGCACACAGTCATGGATTCAGCACAAGAGGCTATGAACAGATTGAGGACAGCCCTCATGTCCCCTCCATACCCACCCATGACAACACCAGTGTCCGAGCAGCTTTTGTACATGTGGTGGGGGACCTACTTCAAAGCATTGGGGTCTTTGTGGCTGCCACTGTCATCTATTTCAAGGTATGAAGGATCAGGGTATGATACTTACTTAATACATCGTTTCTCTTGTTCTGTAAACGAAGACCTCCCTTATGAAGATTTCCCTCCATTACTTCTACTTTCCCTAGCAATTATACTCATTGACACATAATGGCAATACTTTCTGTGCGCGTGTAGAGGAcacttttggaattttaaggtacACCCACAAAATGTGCATCCATGATTGGCTGGCCAGTAACGGAATATCAAATTGTATAAAAGAAAtctaaaagaaaacacatttacCAATGAATGTAATGATGCATGTGTGTTTAAAgagagcaaaatatttttaaatagaattaaaataaccataaaacaaaatttaaatataGCATAGAAAATCTTCAGAGGAATTGTCTACGCTAAGTTTAGGCCTACTGTACTCTATCTGGGCTACCAGTCCATCAGAATGGCAGCTATTTAATGGCCATATGAATTTGTATAGCTCAGATATAACAATGTTAACAAAGATCAAAATATGTAAACATTCTACTGAGAACCTTGGCTATTAAAAAGGGGGGATTGTGTGACTACTTGTCCTTTTCCTTTGCAAAACCAACTCGGGGTGTGAGAATCAGGAGATAAGTACCAGAATGCTTCATACTATCTGCCATTCCctctccttttttgcagccccagtgtAAGATTGCTGACCCAGTGAGTACTTTCCTCTTCTCAGTCTTTGTGCTGTGCTCCACTTTAACCATTCTTCGTGATGTTTTTCGAGTACTGATGGAAGGTAAGTTGTCTTTCACAGCTGCAAGGAGGAGGATTACAGGGGGATGGGCATTGTTAAAATAATTCTAGAATTGTTCTTGCAGATAATCAATTTTATTAAATAACCTTATTATAGGAAGTTATTAATTAACAATGGTTTATGTATAATTAACAGTGTAAGTGGATGGTATAAATGCATTTAAAGCTATGGGCAATGATGGCAAGAGCAAAGGAATTTTCCTTCGTACATTGTACACAAGTACATTGAGGAAGAAAGAATGACACAAATCTCTTTAGTTATGTATATCAAAAGGTGAAGAAATGAGAAACCACCTGAGGGTCTGTTCATATGTTGGCCTTTAGATATCTTGCCTCAAGTGGTAAATGTTTAGAAATAAACTATTAAGACTTTTGAAATAAGAAAATAACCAAGGCAAAGTCTGTGTTGATCGAAGTAATAAGATGAAGAAATTGATGATGGTGGTAATCAACTACCTACAGTTAATTACCATACAATAAGTGGGATAATTTCCAGTGGGATCTATAACAAAATATTGCATCTGTGCTGCACACAGTTCAATTGAAATGCTCCACTTTAGAGCTCTTGACAATTGTGGTAGTCATACCTACTGCAAGATATTAGGCTGCAAAAAAATCAAATTAGTAGTCTATTCCAGTTTcctgttattgttgtttttaaattttccaccTGGCATTTGACATTCTGTGGTACCAAAGGATATTCAGTCCTTGCTGTGCTGTTCTTTAGTTGATTTGTCCATTTAAatatctctggagattctcagtcattcaggtcatagttgtttgaaaggtgctttttcaaaaggcaactggactgttttttccttgaggaggaagaacaaaatattttgtttctcattcaagaaacttcaCCAATTGTGATGGcagcgggggtgtgtgtgtgttaaataaaaaattctttatcCTTCTGCAAACCTTGAAGTTTCTTAAGAGCTTCTCTTACCTTACATTTGTCCTAATTTACCTCAAATCCTGTTTACACTTGCCACTCATGTTTGCACTTAGATggcattgatttgattgattgcttaggtgccatcaagtcagtgtcgactcttagcaaccacatagataggtTTTCTCCGTAATGATCTATCTCTCGCCTGGGTTTTCAGAGTTTCCAGTGGTACACCCATAACTGAATCCATCTGGATTGCAGATGGCATGATTACAGCTAAAAATTCTGAAAGTATTATGGAATTTACTGGAAATGGCGAAGGCCCCATACCAGGGTAAGGGAGGCTCACTTATGGCTTGGGTTTCAAAGTAACTCTAAGAGTCTGACTATTAGCCATGGCTCTTTTCAAACTGCAGTAACAAACCAAGAATTGTATAATGGCTTTTAGATTAGTAACAGCATCAATGTCCCTCTGGTCAGGAACAGCAGTTTTAGATAAAAAGGCCATCAGAGATTATTATACCCTACTGGAATGCTTTCCCAACATATGATTACCACAGTTAGGATATGCAAGCTGTTTATGGGATTTCTATTAAATGTGTATGagccacaattttaaaaatacgGGCAATAGCCTACCTGAGGCTTGTTATACTGTCCAAATCTATGCAGCCATCATGGAAACTAGAATTTGAAACAAAGATTTCTAATTTTCACAATTCAGCAATGCTGGACGCTCAGAGTCTCAGGTAACTACCGGTACTTGTCTTTGATAAAAGAGCCACATAGAATCAAGTGTGTGTTTTAAATGGTATCATTCACACACTCATTAATCATTTATTCAGTTTTAATCATTCACACACTCATTAATCAATTGAAGTATGTGTTATGTGAAGCCAAATTAAGTTGACTTATTCACCAAATTTTAACTAAATCAAGGCTTTGTGCAACTTGTATATATAGAAAGTGGTTATGCTCTCCATTGGAAGAGGGAGGCAGAACTGGAAGGTGATTTTTCTGATCAAGGCAAAAAATTAAATGATGTACCTCTCAAATTTcagtacaaaaaaaataaatggaactGTGTTTTCTCAAGACTGGTTTTGGAATAATGTCT
Encoded proteins:
- the SLC30A3 gene encoding zinc transporter 3, translating into MMGLKVEQRVVPHCHLVPCSTIQSQQKLQAQRKLSIACLICFLFMVGEVIGGYLAHSLAIMTDAAHLLTDMGSMGVSLFSLWVSTRPATKTMSFGWHRSETLGALASVLSIWIVTGVLVYLASARIISNDYEIEASVMLGTSACAVGVNIIMVYLLHQSGSAHSHGFSTRGYEQIEDSPHVPSIPTHDNTSVRAAFVHVVGDLLQSIGVFVAATVIYFKPQCKIADPVSTFLFSVFVLCSTLTILRDVFRVLMEGTPRGVEFQAVKETLLSVKGVKQVHNLHLWALTLSHHVVAVHLAVESDADMEAVLQQATTLLQSKFGFFSCTIQVEHYLDDMATCHQCQDPQD